The Vibrio chagasii genome includes a region encoding these proteins:
- the mpl gene encoding UDP-N-acetylmuramate:L-alanyl-gamma-D-glutamyl-meso-diaminopimelate ligase, giving the protein MHIHILGICGTFMGGAAVLARQLGHKVTGSDANVYPPMSTLLESQGIEIIEGFDPSQLEPRPDLVVIGNAMSRGNPCVEYVLDNNLRYTSGPQWLQEFLLHDRWVLAVSGTHGKTTTSSMLAWILEDCGYAPGFLVGGVLGNFGISARLGDSMFFVVEADEYDSAFFDKRSKFVHYHPRTLVMNNLEFDHADIFDDLEAIKRQFHHLVRTVPGNGRIFSPKQDTAIQDVLSRGCWSETESSGEAGDWDAKKRVKDGSQFEVYFQGECVGTVVWDLVGDHNVNNALMAIAAARHVGVTPDLACESLAKFINTKRRLEFKGEVAGVSVYDDFAHHPTAIELTLGGLRNKVDSKKIIAVLEPRSATMKRGVHKETLADSLKQADSTYLFQPDNIDWSVQDVADACHQPAHVSDDMDVFVAKIVSEAQAGDQILVMSNGGFGGIHQKLLDALALKG; this is encoded by the coding sequence ATGCATATTCATATCTTAGGAATTTGTGGCACCTTCATGGGTGGTGCTGCGGTATTGGCTCGTCAATTAGGTCACAAGGTTACGGGTAGTGACGCGAATGTTTACCCACCAATGAGCACCTTGTTGGAGTCGCAAGGGATTGAAATTATTGAAGGGTTCGACCCAAGCCAACTAGAGCCTAGGCCTGACCTGGTGGTTATCGGTAATGCGATGAGCCGTGGTAACCCATGTGTTGAGTATGTTTTGGATAACAACCTTAGATACACCTCTGGTCCACAATGGCTGCAAGAGTTCTTACTGCATGACCGCTGGGTTCTTGCGGTGTCCGGTACTCACGGTAAAACTACAACTTCCAGTATGTTGGCTTGGATCTTAGAAGACTGCGGTTATGCGCCAGGCTTTTTAGTTGGTGGGGTATTGGGTAACTTTGGTATCTCTGCTCGCTTAGGTGACAGCATGTTCTTCGTGGTAGAAGCCGACGAATACGACAGTGCTTTTTTCGACAAACGCTCTAAGTTCGTTCATTACCATCCAAGAACCTTGGTAATGAATAACCTTGAGTTCGATCATGCCGACATCTTTGACGATCTTGAAGCGATCAAGCGCCAATTCCATCATTTAGTGCGAACTGTGCCAGGCAATGGTCGTATTTTCTCACCCAAGCAAGACACCGCGATTCAAGATGTTTTATCACGTGGCTGCTGGAGTGAGACAGAATCGAGTGGCGAAGCTGGCGATTGGGATGCCAAAAAACGAGTTAAAGATGGCTCTCAATTTGAAGTTTACTTCCAAGGTGAGTGTGTTGGTACAGTAGTTTGGGACTTGGTTGGTGATCATAATGTCAACAATGCTCTTATGGCGATTGCTGCGGCAAGGCATGTGGGTGTGACACCAGATTTAGCGTGTGAATCGTTGGCGAAATTCATCAATACTAAACGTCGTCTAGAGTTTAAAGGCGAGGTCGCTGGTGTGTCTGTTTATGATGATTTTGCTCATCACCCAACGGCGATTGAACTTACGCTCGGCGGCTTACGTAATAAGGTCGACTCGAAAAAAATCATTGCCGTTTTAGAGCCTCGTTCCGCCACCATGAAACGTGGTGTGCATAAAGAAACCTTGGCTGATTCGCTCAAACAAGCGGATTCCACCTACTTATTCCAACCGGACAACATTGATTGGTCGGTGCAGGATGTCGCAGATGCTTGTCATCAGCCTGCACATGTTAGTGACGATATGGATGTATTTGTTGCTAAAATTGTTTCAGAGGCGCAAGCGGGCGACCAAATTCTGGTAATGAGTAATGGTGGCTTTGGTGGTATTCACCAGAAATTGTTGGACGCGTTAGCTCTTAAAGGTTAA
- the fbp gene encoding class 1 fructose-bisphosphatase — MSEMRTLGEFIVEKQSDFPHASGDLSSLLSSIRLAAKIVNREINKAGLVDITGAVGTDNVQGEEQQKLDLYANDKFKAALEARDQVCGVASEEEDEAVAFNKELNKNAKYVVLMDPLDGSSNIDVNVSVGTIFSIYRRVSPIGTPPTQEDFLQPGHKQVAAGYVIYGSSTMLVYTTGAGVNGFTYDPSLGTFCLSHENMMIPDEGKIYSINEGNYIRFPTGVKKYIKYCQESEPSDNRPYTSRYIGSLVSDFHRNLLKGGIYLYPSTESHPQGKLRLLYECNPIAFLMEQAGGIASDGAQRIMDIKPTELHQRVPFFVGSTKMVRKVEEFLELNPE; from the coding sequence ATGTCTGAGATGCGCACCCTTGGTGAGTTCATTGTTGAGAAACAGAGTGACTTTCCCCATGCAAGTGGTGATCTATCATCCCTTTTGTCATCAATTCGTCTTGCTGCAAAAATTGTTAACCGTGAAATCAACAAAGCAGGTCTTGTCGACATTACTGGCGCTGTTGGTACAGACAACGTTCAAGGTGAAGAGCAGCAGAAGCTAGACCTTTATGCGAACGACAAATTTAAAGCGGCTCTAGAAGCTCGTGACCAAGTTTGTGGTGTAGCAAGTGAAGAAGAAGACGAAGCGGTTGCCTTCAATAAAGAGCTCAACAAAAACGCAAAATACGTCGTGTTGATGGACCCGCTTGATGGTTCATCAAATATCGATGTAAATGTATCGGTTGGTACGATTTTCTCTATCTACCGCCGTGTCTCTCCAATCGGAACACCACCGACTCAAGAAGACTTCCTGCAACCAGGCCACAAACAGGTAGCTGCCGGTTACGTAATTTACGGTTCTTCAACCATGCTGGTTTACACAACGGGTGCTGGCGTAAATGGTTTCACCTACGATCCATCTCTGGGTACTTTCTGTCTATCTCATGAAAACATGATGATTCCAGACGAAGGTAAGATCTACTCGATCAACGAAGGTAACTACATCCGCTTCCCAACCGGTGTTAAGAAGTACATCAAATACTGTCAGGAAAGCGAGCCAAGCGATAACCGCCCTTACACGTCACGTTACATTGGTTCTCTTGTGTCTGATTTCCACCGTAACTTGCTAAAAGGCGGCATCTACTTGTACCCAAGTACAGAGAGCCACCCTCAAGGTAAATTGCGTTTGCTTTATGAATGCAACCCTATTGCTTTCCTTATGGAGCAAGCTGGCGGTATAGCATCAGACGGTGCACAACGTATTATGGATATCAAACCAACAGAGCTACACCAACGTGTGCCTTTCTTCGTTGGTTCAACAAAAATGGTACGTAAAGTAGAAGAGTTTCTTGAGCTGAACCCTGAGTAA
- the tamB gene encoding autotransporter assembly complex protein TamB: protein MIKVMGKCIKWTSISLTSILLLLIALLGFVLFTNPGLNTVLWGAEKALPQLKVGSTKGALFPHFTLNNVQFKDDSLHIDTKVEKLVLAINPRCLLDPKLCVDRIAIQGLDFAFTELPPASTEETEPTPPLKSVKTPLPITINRIALSDIKLNILGNEIEWSLFSTALNMQGERLTVSPTLFNDLKVKLAESTEEQKTEVVEPEPAVKTAIELPEVWIPLQVVLERFDLNRFTLEQETPIVVNHLGLEVRAGKNTVDVSTLELDMPQASANLSTKVELKDGYPLELSLDAKVKETDLAGQKLSLKAQGSVAKLQLDSQFSDLIEAKLSGELQPLEPTLPFDLLLEDGQAQWPLTGKSDYQAEIERFKADGSLDGFNVQLKGEADGKEIPALAIDLQGKGTTEQIELERLKLNTLGGELNGTVKANWAKLVNWQADVSLKDIQPGLQWPEAEGKISGSLVTSGELTEAGGWAIELPKLDIEGILRDYPLDIEGQLSASDRSASGEPKLKTSGLSLAHGVNSIKAQGQLDKQWDMGVDIYFPELVKSVPDLKGQVIGNIQLSGPTQEPKVDLTLNVNKVDWNNEATLESLSLNGSVVPLPLPEAQADLALKAKNLTYQEQNVESIDLTVSGGEKKHTVTLDVISDIVSTSLAISGELIQKPSLIWDGSLDRVKITTQQGPWVLDKPVSIKADVDKQFADVQAHCWKQAGSSVCLDEDIRAGKSGEAKIAINQFDFDQIKAFVPKETELQGLVNVKAHAKWSEQGQPEVTVNLDMPKGQAVQQVGEPITIGWESVALNAQLKDNKLDADFKLDVSDNGDLSGTVSLSDVLAQDKMVDAAIKLTTFHLDFLQPILGEYSLLKADLASDLQVKGSLMHPQVFGQFSVDGIQVKGDVTPIDVKDGRIALDFNGYSAKLDANVETPDGQLDIEGSGEWQDLQAWHSNVRVFADELMVVVPPMVKVKVVPDMTIDVTPELAKITGDIALPWGRIVVEDLPPSAVGVSSDQVILNKDLQPEGESTIPFNVMTNINISIGDDFKLSAFGLEGELVGKLNVAQKDQGPFVTGEVNIVNGTYQSFGQDLLIEEGKILMNGPPDQPYVAINAIRNPDNTQDDVTAGIRVTGPATEPAIEIYSDPAMPQANALSYILRGQDIDGESNGSMTTTLIGLSLAKSGKVVGEIGEAFGVQDLQLDTAGSGDDSQVTVSGYILPGLQVKYGVGIFNSLGEFTVRYRLMQDLYVEAVSGLDSAVDLLYQFEFE from the coding sequence ATGATCAAAGTGATGGGCAAATGCATAAAATGGACGTCGATTTCACTGACGTCCATTTTGCTGTTGTTAATAGCCCTGTTAGGTTTTGTATTGTTTACAAACCCTGGCTTAAACACTGTGTTGTGGGGCGCTGAAAAAGCTCTGCCACAACTTAAAGTGGGGAGCACAAAAGGTGCTCTGTTCCCGCACTTCACACTTAATAATGTTCAATTCAAAGATGATAGCCTCCATATCGATACCAAAGTGGAAAAACTGGTATTGGCTATTAATCCTCGTTGTTTGCTCGATCCTAAGTTGTGTGTTGATCGCATTGCAATTCAGGGGCTAGATTTTGCTTTTACGGAGCTTCCTCCTGCCTCTACAGAAGAGACTGAGCCAACGCCACCTCTTAAGTCGGTAAAAACGCCACTTCCAATCACCATCAATCGCATCGCTTTATCTGATATTAAGCTGAACATCTTGGGTAATGAGATTGAATGGAGCTTGTTCTCAACAGCTTTGAATATGCAAGGTGAAAGGCTGACAGTATCGCCAACCTTGTTCAATGACCTAAAAGTTAAACTTGCTGAATCAACTGAAGAGCAAAAAACAGAAGTCGTTGAGCCTGAACCTGCCGTTAAAACCGCGATAGAGCTGCCTGAGGTTTGGATTCCATTACAGGTTGTACTAGAGCGCTTTGATCTCAATCGTTTCACTTTAGAGCAAGAGACGCCCATCGTTGTTAATCACCTTGGGCTTGAAGTGCGAGCTGGAAAAAATACTGTTGATGTATCCACTCTTGAACTCGACATGCCACAGGCGAGCGCGAACCTTTCTACTAAGGTTGAGCTGAAAGATGGCTACCCATTAGAGCTTTCATTGGACGCTAAGGTGAAGGAAACCGACCTTGCTGGTCAGAAGTTATCACTGAAAGCACAAGGCAGTGTGGCCAAACTACAGCTCGACTCGCAGTTTTCTGACTTGATAGAAGCCAAACTCTCTGGAGAACTTCAACCTTTAGAGCCAACATTGCCATTTGATTTACTGCTAGAAGATGGGCAAGCGCAATGGCCTCTAACTGGTAAAAGCGATTATCAAGCCGAAATTGAACGCTTTAAAGCCGATGGTTCATTAGATGGCTTTAATGTTCAGCTTAAAGGTGAGGCGGACGGTAAGGAGATTCCAGCCCTAGCCATCGACTTACAGGGTAAAGGTACCACTGAACAAATAGAGCTTGAGCGACTGAAATTGAACACCTTGGGCGGTGAGCTCAACGGTACGGTCAAAGCTAACTGGGCAAAGCTTGTTAACTGGCAAGCGGATGTATCCCTAAAAGACATTCAACCTGGTCTACAGTGGCCTGAAGCGGAAGGTAAAATCAGCGGTAGCTTAGTGACCTCGGGTGAATTGACTGAGGCTGGTGGCTGGGCGATTGAGTTACCTAAGCTTGATATCGAGGGTATCTTGCGTGATTACCCTCTGGATATTGAAGGTCAGTTGTCGGCGTCCGATCGAAGTGCAAGTGGTGAGCCTAAACTGAAAACCAGTGGCTTGAGTTTGGCGCACGGTGTGAACTCGATTAAGGCTCAGGGGCAGCTTGATAAACAGTGGGATATGGGTGTTGATATTTATTTCCCTGAGCTGGTGAAAAGTGTTCCTGATTTGAAAGGACAAGTGATTGGTAACATCCAACTTAGCGGTCCAACTCAAGAGCCTAAGGTCGACCTGACACTGAATGTAAATAAGGTGGACTGGAATAACGAGGCAACGCTTGAGTCATTATCACTTAATGGTTCTGTGGTCCCACTTCCGTTACCCGAAGCGCAAGCTGACCTTGCTTTAAAGGCTAAAAATTTAACTTATCAAGAACAAAACGTAGAAAGCATCGACTTGACGGTAAGTGGCGGTGAGAAAAAGCACACTGTGACTCTAGATGTGATATCTGACATTGTCTCTACAAGCCTAGCAATTTCTGGCGAGTTGATTCAGAAGCCTTCTCTCATTTGGGATGGCTCGTTAGACCGAGTAAAAATCACGACTCAACAAGGCCCTTGGGTGCTTGATAAACCTGTCTCTATTAAGGCGGATGTCGACAAGCAGTTTGCTGATGTTCAAGCGCACTGTTGGAAGCAAGCTGGTTCGAGTGTGTGTCTGGACGAAGACATCCGTGCTGGGAAGTCGGGTGAGGCTAAGATTGCAATCAATCAGTTCGACTTCGATCAGATTAAAGCCTTTGTTCCAAAAGAGACTGAGCTACAAGGCTTAGTAAATGTTAAAGCTCATGCTAAGTGGTCGGAACAAGGCCAGCCAGAGGTAACAGTAAACCTTGATATGCCAAAAGGTCAGGCTGTACAGCAAGTGGGTGAACCAATCACAATCGGTTGGGAGAGCGTTGCCCTAAACGCTCAACTGAAAGACAACAAGCTAGATGCAGACTTCAAACTGGATGTTTCCGATAACGGTGACCTGTCTGGTACCGTGTCGCTGTCTGATGTTCTTGCACAAGATAAAATGGTCGATGCTGCGATTAAGTTGACGACCTTCCATTTGGATTTCTTACAGCCAATTTTAGGTGAATACAGCTTGTTGAAAGCCGACCTTGCGAGTGACCTGCAGGTGAAAGGTTCTTTGATGCACCCTCAAGTTTTTGGTCAATTCTCTGTGGATGGAATTCAAGTCAAAGGTGATGTAACTCCTATTGATGTGAAGGATGGCCGCATTGCTCTCGACTTTAATGGTTATAGCGCTAAGCTTGACGCTAACGTGGAAACACCAGATGGTCAGTTGGATATCGAAGGCTCTGGTGAGTGGCAAGATCTCCAAGCATGGCATTCGAATGTTAGGGTGTTTGCTGATGAGTTGATGGTGGTTGTTCCACCTATGGTCAAGGTTAAGGTCGTCCCTGATATGACCATAGACGTTACGCCTGAGCTTGCAAAAATTACTGGTGACATTGCATTACCGTGGGGCCGCATTGTCGTTGAAGACTTGCCACCGTCTGCAGTTGGTGTTTCTTCTGATCAGGTCATTTTGAATAAAGACCTGCAACCTGAAGGCGAATCGACCATTCCATTTAATGTGATGACCAATATTAATATCTCAATCGGTGATGACTTCAAATTGTCTGCTTTCGGCCTTGAAGGTGAATTGGTCGGTAAACTGAATGTGGCTCAAAAAGACCAAGGCCCGTTTGTGACGGGCGAGGTCAACATCGTTAACGGTACCTACCAATCGTTTGGACAAGACCTGCTTATCGAAGAGGGAAAAATCTTAATGAATGGGCCACCGGATCAGCCATACGTTGCGATCAATGCGATTCGTAATCCTGACAATACTCAAGATGATGTGACAGCTGGTATTCGAGTGACAGGCCCTGCGACAGAACCAGCTATTGAGATTTATTCTGATCCTGCGATGCCGCAAGCAAATGCTCTTTCATACATCTTGCGTGGTCAAGATATTGATGGCGAGTCGAATGGCTCAATGACAACGACCTTAATTGGCTTGAGCTTAGCGAAGAGCGGTAAGGTCGTTGGTGAGATTGGTGAGGCCTTTGGTGTACAAGATTTGCAACTGGATACCGCAGGCTCTGGCGACGACTCACAAGTCACGGTAAGTGGTTACATCCTGCCTGGTTTACAGGTTAAGTATGGCGTTGGTATCTTCAATTCGCTTGGTGAGTTTACCGTTCGTTATCGATTGATGCAGGATCTCTACGTTGAAGCCGTTTCGGGTCTCGACAGTGCGGTAGACCTTCTTTATCAATTTGAGTTCGAGTAG
- a CDS encoding flavin prenyltransferase UbiX has protein sequence MTKHDKAIILAFTGASGAPYGLRLLECLLAADYQVYLLISSAARVVLATEHELKLPAGPDAAKQALVKHLGCDPEKLVVCGKDDWFSPVASGSAAPKQMVVCPCSAGSLASIAHGLSDNLIERAADVVMKERGQLLLVVRETPFSTLHLENMHKLSTMGVTIMPAAPGFYHQPKSIEDLVDFMVARILDHLGIDQGLVPRWGYDQRN, from the coding sequence ATGACAAAACACGATAAAGCGATAATTCTTGCTTTTACTGGCGCATCTGGTGCGCCTTACGGACTGCGCTTGCTTGAATGCTTGTTGGCAGCAGACTATCAGGTCTATCTGTTGATCTCGTCGGCAGCGCGAGTGGTGTTGGCTACTGAGCATGAGCTTAAGTTACCTGCTGGGCCAGATGCGGCAAAGCAAGCCTTGGTTAAGCACTTGGGCTGCGATCCAGAAAAGCTGGTGGTATGCGGCAAAGATGACTGGTTTTCTCCAGTTGCATCAGGTTCTGCAGCGCCGAAGCAGATGGTGGTCTGCCCATGTTCTGCGGGCAGTTTGGCATCCATTGCTCATGGGTTATCGGATAACCTGATTGAGCGCGCAGCAGATGTGGTGATGAAAGAGCGAGGCCAGCTGTTATTGGTGGTTCGTGAAACGCCATTCTCAACGCTACATCTAGAGAACATGCACAAGCTATCGACCATGGGTGTAACCATCATGCCAGCCGCTCCGGGGTTTTATCACCAACCTAAGTCAATAGAAGACTTGGTCGATTTTATGGTGGCGCGCATTCTCGACCATCTTGGTATTGACCAAGGTTTAGTACCTAGATGGGGCTACGATCAACGTAATTGA
- a CDS encoding gamma-glutamylcyclotransferase family protein — translation MKHLVFVYGTLRQGQSNHHYLKGCDLLGRFDTPEEYALFDLDAYPAMIFGKKSVAGEVYMINDEVLASLDRLEDVPVEYRREQIETIFGLAWVYLYQLDLTANKEILSGDWCQRNNDS, via the coding sequence ATGAAGCATCTTGTTTTTGTTTATGGAACCTTGAGACAGGGTCAATCGAATCATCATTATTTGAAGGGCTGTGATTTACTTGGGCGATTTGATACTCCTGAGGAATACGCTCTTTTTGACCTAGATGCCTATCCCGCGATGATTTTTGGAAAGAAAAGTGTCGCTGGGGAGGTCTATATGATTAACGACGAAGTTTTGGCGTCGCTCGATCGGCTAGAAGATGTGCCTGTCGAGTATCGTCGCGAGCAAATAGAGACTATATTTGGGTTAGCATGGGTATATTTGTATCAGCTTGATCTAACAGCTAATAAAGAAATACTTTCGGGTGACTGGTGTCAGCGGAACAATGATTCCTAA
- the tamA gene encoding autotransporter assembly complex protein TamA, translating to MIRKTLPVLIGTLLSSTLAFADVSLEIKGLDGALEDNVDAYLSAVPEEEYAVSLRFQSRLESMIKEALNALGYYQPTITFSHSEDETELTVTVEQGEPVRIYESDIVLSGEAKDDPDFLALIAKSKLSKGTILNHGNYDSLKSSIRNLGLAQGYFDGTYEVSKLEVAPELNRAYVRLHYNSGIRYHFGKTTVTGSQIEDDKVQSLKTFEDGEPYSITKVGEYNQNLSNTDWFSSVFVAPDLSQLGEGREIPMKVSLAPQARNQIETGIGVSTDLGVKGTLKWKKPWVNELGHSFNSSLSISKPEQTITATYKIPLDDVLNDYYQVKYGMKNLDNRDTKSLESNLALERYWRLDNGWQRTVFIRYLVENYEQGLQDDLAQFVLPGISFSRTRTRGGSMPMWGDKQTIMVEAGDDTLLSETKVVRFQGRTAWIRSIGNNHRGLTRLQFGGNFADEFEKLSPSLRFFAGGDNSIRGYGYESISPRDESNALTGAKFIATSSFEYQYRLVGNWWGAAFYDIGDAFNDKPEWKRGTGVGVRWASPVGPVSLDFAWGLDAEKGDEFQLHFSLGPEL from the coding sequence ATGATAAGAAAAACTTTACCAGTTCTGATTGGCACTCTATTGTCATCGACGCTCGCTTTTGCTGACGTTTCCCTTGAAATTAAAGGGCTTGATGGAGCGCTTGAAGATAATGTAGATGCTTATCTAAGTGCTGTGCCTGAAGAAGAGTATGCGGTATCACTAAGATTCCAGTCTCGTTTGGAGTCTATGATTAAAGAAGCCCTCAATGCGTTAGGTTATTACCAACCCACCATTACTTTTTCCCACTCTGAAGATGAAACTGAGCTCACGGTGACGGTTGAGCAGGGAGAGCCTGTTCGTATCTATGAATCAGACATCGTACTGAGCGGTGAAGCCAAAGATGATCCAGACTTTTTAGCCTTAATTGCCAAGAGTAAGCTCTCTAAAGGCACTATTTTAAATCATGGTAATTACGACTCTTTGAAGTCTTCGATTCGTAATCTCGGTCTGGCTCAAGGTTACTTTGATGGCACATATGAAGTCAGTAAGCTAGAGGTTGCGCCTGAATTGAACCGTGCTTATGTTCGCCTTCATTACAACAGTGGTATTCGCTACCACTTTGGCAAAACCACAGTGACTGGAAGTCAAATCGAGGACGATAAGGTTCAATCTCTCAAGACCTTTGAAGATGGTGAGCCTTATTCGATTACTAAAGTGGGTGAGTACAACCAGAACTTGTCCAATACGGATTGGTTTTCTTCGGTTTTTGTTGCGCCTGATTTAAGCCAATTAGGTGAAGGTAGAGAAATTCCGATGAAGGTTAGCCTTGCTCCGCAAGCGCGTAACCAGATTGAAACGGGTATTGGTGTCTCTACCGACCTTGGTGTGAAAGGTACGCTCAAATGGAAGAAACCTTGGGTTAACGAACTTGGTCATAGTTTTAATAGTAGTTTGTCGATATCCAAACCTGAACAGACGATTACTGCGACTTATAAAATTCCACTAGATGATGTGCTCAACGACTATTACCAAGTTAAGTACGGGATGAAGAACCTCGATAATCGTGATACCAAGAGTTTGGAGTCGAACTTAGCGCTAGAGAGGTATTGGCGTCTTGATAACGGCTGGCAACGTACTGTCTTCATTCGATACTTGGTTGAAAACTATGAGCAAGGTTTACAAGACGATTTGGCGCAATTCGTCTTGCCGGGTATTTCGTTTTCACGAACTCGAACACGTGGTGGTTCGATGCCGATGTGGGGTGATAAACAAACCATCATGGTTGAAGCGGGTGATGACACCTTATTGTCGGAAACCAAGGTGGTACGTTTTCAAGGACGAACGGCTTGGATCAGAAGTATCGGGAACAATCACCGCGGTCTAACCCGCCTGCAGTTTGGTGGTAACTTTGCTGATGAATTTGAGAAACTGTCTCCCTCACTAAGATTCTTCGCCGGTGGTGACAACAGTATCCGTGGTTATGGCTACGAATCGATCTCTCCTCGTGATGAAAGTAACGCATTAACGGGTGCTAAGTTTATCGCAACCAGCTCGTTTGAATATCAATACCGTTTAGTTGGAAACTGGTGGGGAGCAGCCTTTTACGATATAGGTGATGCGTTCAACGATAAACCAGAGTGGAAACGTGGTACAGGTGTTGGTGTTCGTTGGGCGTCGCCTGTTGGGCCTGTCAGCCTTGACTTTGCATGGGGGCTAGATGCAGAGAAAGGTGACGAGTTCCAATTGCACTTTAGTTTAGGACCAGAGTTATGA
- a CDS encoding DUF1107 family protein gives MLRKFSTYRPHQVARFVKVLFKGQFAIEGVGEFRFDHGKVLLPEVSDKQKLTIFKEVNGTIAAMPM, from the coding sequence ATGTTAAGAAAATTTTCTACTTACCGCCCACATCAGGTGGCGCGTTTCGTTAAAGTCCTATTCAAAGGCCAGTTTGCCATCGAAGGTGTCGGAGAGTTCCGTTTTGACCATGGTAAAGTGCTGCTCCCTGAAGTTTCAGATAAACAAAAGCTCACTATTTTTAAAGAAGTTAACGGCACGATTGCTGCTATGCCGATGTAA
- the msrA gene encoding peptide-methionine (S)-S-oxide reductase MsrA has protein sequence MLNKQQLVSAATALPGNAAPIQITEHHYVNQTDLLAAPVGSQQEVLLGMGCFWGAERLFWQLDFVVSTSVGYAGGYTVNPTYEQVCTGQTGHTEVVRVIFDCEKTSLAQLLETFWERHDPTQGMRQGNDLGTQYRSAIYTFSEEQQAIAEQSRQDYQRAITDSLGNEITTEVLPAGKYFFAETYHQQYLAKNPNGYCGLDGTGVCFPPQ, from the coding sequence ATGCTAAACAAACAACAACTGGTTTCCGCAGCCACCGCATTACCGGGAAATGCTGCTCCAATTCAAATCACAGAGCACCATTACGTTAATCAAACTGACTTGCTAGCAGCCCCTGTGGGCTCCCAACAAGAAGTGTTGTTAGGCATGGGATGTTTCTGGGGAGCTGAACGTCTGTTTTGGCAATTAGACTTTGTGGTATCTACATCAGTGGGCTACGCAGGCGGCTACACAGTGAATCCAACCTATGAACAAGTGTGTACCGGACAAACTGGCCACACTGAAGTCGTTCGTGTCATTTTTGATTGCGAGAAAACGTCTTTAGCACAACTACTTGAGACATTCTGGGAGCGTCATGACCCAACTCAGGGGATGCGCCAAGGTAATGATTTAGGTACACAATACCGCTCGGCTATCTACACCTTCAGTGAAGAGCAACAAGCCATTGCTGAACAATCTCGCCAAGATTACCAAAGAGCCATTACCGATTCTTTAGGCAACGAAATCACAACGGAAGTTCTGCCTGCAGGGAAATATTTTTTTGCTGAGACCTACCACCAGCAATATCTAGCCAAAAACCCTAACGGCTACTGTGGATTGGACGGAACAGGGGTTTGCTTCCCACCACAATAA